One Sphingomonas limnosediminicola DNA segment encodes these proteins:
- a CDS encoding type II CAAX endopeptidase family protein codes for MGLLVGMIPANVWLIFLLALKLPVPAAIIGELFFLAVYIWWAHGGGPPKRLQSVRADYFRKRRLSAQQWAWGLVAAISFAVTVHSAITLLFRFVPYPAAAFRQGYDLSYIPTRQLQYLACIVSALSAGVCEEIGFRGYMQRPIEERHGALLGILVSSVLFTLLHLTKGWVLPGMVPIVFGAGVLLGALARAAGTLWFGILGHWIMDIGLFLFWWTQVAGTFGQRPIGETGIDRAFIWEADIFCAALLVVLAAITRLLKMRDEGPSSAVPRMGATV; via the coding sequence GTGGGGCTTCTCGTCGGCATGATCCCGGCGAATGTCTGGCTCATTTTCCTCCTCGCGCTGAAGCTTCCTGTGCCCGCCGCGATCATCGGGGAGCTTTTTTTCCTCGCGGTCTACATCTGGTGGGCGCATGGCGGTGGGCCGCCCAAGCGACTGCAGTCTGTTCGCGCTGACTATTTCCGCAAACGGCGGCTGTCCGCGCAACAATGGGCGTGGGGGCTGGTCGCCGCGATCAGTTTCGCGGTGACCGTGCACTCGGCCATTACATTGCTGTTTCGCTTCGTTCCCTATCCCGCCGCTGCGTTCCGCCAGGGATATGACCTCTCCTACATCCCCACGCGCCAGCTCCAGTATCTCGCTTGCATCGTCTCCGCGTTATCCGCGGGCGTGTGCGAGGAGATCGGCTTTCGCGGCTACATGCAGCGGCCGATCGAGGAGCGGCACGGCGCACTCCTAGGGATCCTAGTCTCGTCGGTCTTGTTCACGCTGCTGCATCTGACGAAAGGCTGGGTGCTTCCGGGGATGGTGCCGATCGTCTTCGGCGCCGGCGTGCTGCTCGGCGCCCTCGCTCGGGCGGCCGGCACCTTGTGGTTTGGGATCCTCGGCCACTGGATCATGGACATCGGGCTGTTCCTGTTCTGGTGGACCCAAGTCGCCGGCACCTTCGGCCAGCGGCCGATCGGCGAGACCGGAATCGATCGCGCGTTCATCTGGGAAGCCGACATCTTCTGCGCGGCACTCCTCGTCGTGCTCGCGGCGATCACAAGGCTGCTCAAGATGCGCGACGAAGGACCATCGTCGGCGGTCCCACGCATGGGGGCAACTGTTTGA
- a CDS encoding YybH family protein, with amino-acid sequence MATTGAFHESLRTNNVARFMSYIDDAAIIAPPGEPHVSGKKAVEQWYKGFLTKYRTSVLVLSDKEVFVGDRWATEFGRFDWSLAPVDGSAAVLDHGTYMQVWKRQADGTWRFAREVWNSSPPARADVSH; translated from the coding sequence GTGGCAACGACTGGTGCGTTCCATGAAAGCCTTCGAACCAACAATGTCGCCCGTTTCATGTCCTACATCGACGATGCGGCAATCATAGCCCCGCCCGGAGAGCCGCACGTGAGCGGGAAGAAGGCCGTCGAGCAGTGGTACAAAGGCTTCCTGACAAAGTACCGCACGTCCGTCCTCGTTCTTAGCGACAAGGAAGTTTTCGTTGGCGACCGTTGGGCGACTGAGTTTGGACGCTTCGATTGGAGCTTGGCACCCGTCGACGGCAGTGCAGCAGTGCTCGACCACGGCACATACATGCAGGTGTGGAAGCGGCAAGCTGACGGCACGTGGCGTTTCGCGCGCGAAGTGTGGAACAGCTCTCCACCGGCAAGAGCGGACGTAAGCCACTAA
- a CDS encoding amino acid permease yields the protein MKNWNVRKTIVAREDMPAEHRLKQSLSWPHLVALGVGAIVGTGILTLIGVGAGKAGPAVILSFAIAGVICACAALAYAEVATMIPASGSAYTYSYTVFGELIAWMIGVALILEYTLVVSAVAVGWSGYASGFLKSIGLGLPDALIQGPELGGVINVPAIFIIWVVAGLLIAGTRESATLNAILVLIKIAALALFIAVALPVFDASHFHPFMPFGFPRSGASGSEVGVMAAAAIIFFAFYGFDAIATAAEEAKDPSRDLAIGIVGSMIVCVAIYMAVAAAAIGAVAYTGFANSAEPLALILRQINQPWAARILGASAVVALPTVILAFFFGQSRIFFTVARDGLLPSSLARVSSRGTPVRITIFTAVVTSVFAGLIPLTSIAALANAGTLAAFIAVCAAMLVLRRREPNRERKFRAPAAPLVAAVGILGCLYLFISLPNRTQMFFFAAQGIGILLYFIYGHGAAARARGEARG from the coding sequence ATGAAGAACTGGAACGTCCGCAAGACGATCGTCGCTCGCGAGGATATGCCGGCGGAGCATCGGCTGAAGCAGTCGCTGTCCTGGCCGCACCTCGTGGCGCTTGGCGTCGGCGCGATTGTCGGGACGGGCATCCTGACCTTGATCGGCGTCGGTGCAGGCAAGGCCGGTCCGGCGGTCATCCTGTCATTCGCCATCGCGGGCGTCATCTGTGCGTGCGCGGCGCTGGCCTATGCCGAAGTCGCGACGATGATCCCAGCGTCGGGCTCGGCCTATACATATTCGTACACGGTCTTCGGCGAGCTGATCGCGTGGATGATCGGGGTCGCGCTGATCCTCGAATATACGTTGGTGGTGAGCGCGGTGGCGGTCGGCTGGTCCGGCTATGCTTCGGGGTTCCTGAAGTCGATCGGCTTGGGCTTGCCTGACGCCCTGATACAGGGGCCCGAGCTGGGCGGCGTCATCAACGTGCCCGCCATCTTCATCATCTGGGTGGTCGCCGGGCTGCTCATTGCCGGAACGCGGGAAAGCGCGACGCTCAACGCCATCCTCGTGCTGATCAAGATCGCGGCGCTGGCGCTGTTCATCGCCGTTGCGTTGCCGGTGTTCGACGCCTCGCATTTTCATCCGTTCATGCCGTTCGGCTTCCCGCGCAGCGGGGCGTCGGGCAGCGAGGTCGGCGTGATGGCCGCGGCGGCGATCATCTTCTTTGCTTTCTACGGCTTCGACGCGATTGCGACGGCGGCGGAAGAAGCGAAAGACCCCAGCCGCGACCTTGCCATCGGCATTGTCGGATCGATGATCGTTTGCGTCGCCATCTACATGGCGGTGGCCGCGGCGGCGATTGGCGCCGTCGCCTACACGGGCTTTGCGAACAGCGCCGAGCCGCTGGCGCTTATCCTTCGCCAGATCAACCAGCCGTGGGCGGCGCGCATCCTCGGCGCGTCGGCGGTCGTCGCATTGCCGACGGTCATCCTCGCCTTCTTCTTCGGACAGAGCCGTATCTTCTTCACCGTGGCGCGCGACGGCTTGCTTCCGAGCAGCCTTGCGCGCGTGTCGAGCCGCGGGACGCCGGTCCGGATCACGATCTTCACCGCAGTGGTGACCTCGGTCTTTGCCGGCCTCATCCCGCTGACGTCAATCGCCGCGCTCGCCAACGCGGGGACGCTGGCCGCGTTCATCGCGGTTTGCGCCGCCATGCTGGTGTTGCGCCGCCGTGAGCCGAACCGGGAGCGCAAGTTCCGCGCGCCTGCAGCGCCGCTTGTCGCCGCCGTCGGCATCCTCGGCTGCCTCTACTTGTTCATCAGTCTGCCGAACCGGACCCAGATGTTCTTCTTCGCGGCGCAGGGGATCGGGATCCTGCTTTACTTCATCTACGGCCACGGCGCCGCGGCACGGGCACGCGGGGAGGCTCGTGGCTAG
- a CDS encoding MFS transporter, giving the protein MASQAADRPRHILRNILGGSAGNLVEWFDWYVYSAFALYFAPAFFPKGDQTAQLLQTAAIFAVGFVMRPLGAWLMGVYADHRGRKAGLTLSVSLMCVGSLLIAVAPTYAQAGLLSPATLLLARIIQGLSLGGEYGSSATYMSEMADRDRRGFWSSFLYVTIIGGQLAALALLVFLQAVLGEAAMGESGWRIGFVVGALLAVVVYFIRRRLDETMSYERLADRPERRRSGIFTLFRDHPREALLVIGITAGGTASFYAYTIYLQKFLANTSGFSKATASQMMTVALAIMLMIQPLAGRLSDKVGRRPLMIGFGICGTLFTYPIFTALARTTEVAAAFALVMAALVMVTGYTSINAIVKAELFPADIRALGVALPYALANTIFGGTAEYIALWLKNIGHEPWFYIYISLLCAIYLVACLKMRETKTASRIEED; this is encoded by the coding sequence GTGGCTAGCCAGGCGGCCGACCGGCCCCGTCACATCCTCCGCAACATCCTCGGCGGCTCGGCGGGCAACCTCGTCGAATGGTTCGACTGGTATGTTTATTCCGCCTTCGCGCTCTATTTCGCGCCGGCTTTCTTCCCGAAGGGCGACCAGACGGCGCAGCTGCTCCAGACCGCGGCGATCTTTGCCGTGGGCTTCGTGATGCGCCCGCTCGGCGCGTGGCTGATGGGCGTTTACGCCGACCATCGCGGCCGCAAGGCGGGGCTGACCCTCTCGGTGTCGCTCATGTGCGTCGGGTCGCTGCTGATCGCGGTCGCGCCGACTTATGCGCAAGCGGGACTGCTATCACCTGCGACACTGCTCCTGGCGCGCATCATCCAGGGCTTGAGCCTCGGCGGCGAATATGGGTCGAGCGCGACCTATATGTCAGAAATGGCCGACCGCGACCGGCGTGGTTTCTGGTCGAGCTTTCTTTATGTGACGATCATCGGCGGCCAGCTGGCCGCGCTCGCGCTGCTCGTGTTCCTGCAAGCCGTGCTGGGCGAGGCGGCGATGGGGGAATCGGGCTGGCGCATCGGGTTCGTCGTCGGCGCCTTGCTGGCGGTGGTCGTCTATTTCATCCGCCGGCGGCTCGACGAAACGATGAGCTATGAAAGGCTGGCCGATCGGCCCGAGCGACGGCGGTCGGGCATTTTCACGCTTTTCCGCGATCATCCGCGTGAAGCATTGCTGGTGATCGGTATCACCGCTGGCGGCACGGCGTCCTTCTATGCCTACACGATCTACCTGCAGAAGTTCCTCGCCAACACGAGCGGGTTCAGCAAGGCGACGGCATCGCAGATGATGACGGTAGCGCTGGCGATCATGCTCATGATCCAGCCGCTGGCGGGGCGGCTGTCGGACAAGGTGGGGCGGCGTCCGTTGATGATCGGCTTCGGGATCTGTGGGACGCTGTTCACTTATCCGATCTTCACCGCCCTCGCGCGCACGACCGAGGTTGCGGCGGCCTTCGCTCTGGTGATGGCGGCGCTGGTGATGGTCACCGGCTACACGTCGATCAACGCGATCGTGAAGGCGGAGCTGTTCCCGGCAGACATCCGGGCGCTTGGTGTCGCGCTGCCCTATGCGCTCGCGAACACCATCTTCGGCGGCACGGCGGAATATATAGCGTTGTGGCTAAAGAATATCGGCCACGAGCCGTGGTTCTACATCTACATTTCACTTCTTTGCGCGATCTACCTCGTCGCGTGCCTGAAGATGCGCGAGACCAAGACGGCGAGCCGGATCGAGGAGGATTGA
- the glnA gene encoding type I glutamate--ammonia ligase has product MATDAGTILSRIKDEELDWVDLRFTDPKGKWQHLTMASGVIDDDMLTDGFMFDGSSIAGWKAINESDMILKPDLDAAYVDPFSATPMLVLFCNVVEPSTGELYGRDPRSTATRAEAYLKQTGIGDDVFVGPEAEFFMFDDVRFEDGYSASGFKIDDVELPTNTMREYDGGNLAHRPRAKGGYFPVAPVDSAGDIRGEMVSTMLEMGLPMDKHHHEVAAAQHELGLTYGGLVETADRMQIYKYVVHMVAHAYGKTATFMPKPIAQDNGSGMHTHMSIWKGGKPLFAGNGYAGLSEMALYFIGGVIKHARALNAFTNPTTNSYKRLVPGFEAPVLLAYSSRNRSASCRIPYGAGEKAKRVEFRFPDALANPYLAYSALLMAGLDGIQNRIHPGDPMDKNLYDLPPQELVNVPTVCGSLREALVSLQNDRAFLTKGDVFSDDQIDSYIELKWEEVMRWETTPSPVEFDMYYSS; this is encoded by the coding sequence ATGGCGACTGACGCAGGCACGATACTTTCTCGTATCAAGGATGAGGAGCTTGACTGGGTCGACCTCCGATTTACCGATCCCAAGGGCAAGTGGCAGCATCTGACCATGGCGTCGGGCGTGATCGATGACGATATGCTGACCGACGGCTTCATGTTCGATGGCAGCTCGATCGCCGGCTGGAAGGCCATCAACGAGTCCGACATGATCCTGAAGCCGGACCTCGACGCCGCTTATGTCGATCCGTTCAGTGCGACTCCGATGCTGGTCCTGTTCTGCAACGTCGTCGAGCCCTCGACCGGGGAGCTTTACGGCCGCGACCCGCGCTCCACCGCAACCCGCGCCGAAGCCTATCTCAAGCAGACCGGCATTGGCGACGACGTGTTCGTCGGCCCGGAAGCCGAGTTCTTCATGTTCGACGACGTCCGCTTCGAGGACGGCTACAGTGCCAGCGGCTTCAAGATCGACGATGTCGAGCTGCCGACCAACACCATGCGCGAATATGACGGCGGCAACCTCGCTCACCGCCCGCGCGCCAAGGGCGGCTATTTCCCTGTCGCCCCCGTCGATAGCGCCGGCGACATCCGCGGCGAGATGGTCTCGACCATGCTGGAAATGGGCCTGCCCATGGACAAGCATCACCACGAGGTCGCCGCGGCTCAGCACGAGCTTGGCCTGACCTACGGCGGCCTGGTTGAGACGGCCGACCGCATGCAGATCTACAAGTATGTCGTACACATGGTCGCCCATGCCTACGGCAAGACCGCGACCTTCATGCCCAAGCCGATCGCGCAGGATAACGGCAGCGGCATGCACACCCACATGTCGATCTGGAAGGGCGGCAAGCCTTTGTTCGCCGGCAATGGCTATGCGGGCCTCAGCGAAATGGCGCTCTACTTCATCGGCGGCGTCATCAAGCACGCCCGCGCGCTGAACGCGTTCACCAACCCGACGACCAACAGCTACAAGCGTCTGGTCCCCGGCTTCGAAGCGCCGGTCCTCCTCGCTTACTCGAGCCGCAACCGCTCAGCCTCGTGCCGCATCCCTTATGGCGCGGGCGAGAAGGCCAAGCGCGTCGAGTTCCGCTTCCCGGATGCGCTCGCCAATCCGTATCTTGCTTATTCGGCGTTGCTGATGGCGGGCCTCGACGGCATCCAGAACCGCATCCATCCGGGCGATCCGATGGACAAGAACCTGTACGACCTGCCGCCGCAGGAGCTGGTCAACGTCCCGACCGTTTGCGGCTCGCTTCGTGAAGCACTCGTGTCGCTCCAGAACGACCGCGCGTTCCTGACCAAGGGCGACGTTTTCAGCGACGATCAGATCGATTCTTACATCGAGCTGAAATGGGAAGAGGTCATGCGTTGGGAAACAACCCCTAGCCCTGTCGAATTTGACATGTATTATTCATCATAA
- a CDS encoding rod shape-determining protein yields the protein MRSLFNFSPRDIAIDLGTANTVVYVRGVGIVTSEPSVVAMETHNGVQRVRAVGDDAKLMMGKTPENLRTIRPLRQGVIADLEVAEEMIKHFIRKAHGGPSRFSRGPEVVICIPSGATSVERRAIRDAVNNAGASSVSLIEEPMAAAIGAGLPVTEPIGSMVVDIGGGTTEVGVISLQGLAYCRSARTGGDKMDEAISAYVRRNFNLLIGEGTAERVKLEIGIARPPIDGKGTVCHVRGRDVTRGVPGEITLDQAQVADALAEPVNRIVEVVRSALEHTQPEIAADVIDQGITMTGGGSLLRQLSGVIADETGLPVRVADDPMSCVALGAGKTLEDKAYSGARLAA from the coding sequence GTGCGTTCACTTTTCAATTTCTCACCGCGAGATATCGCGATCGATCTCGGCACGGCGAATACCGTGGTTTATGTCCGTGGCGTGGGCATCGTCACCAGCGAACCCTCGGTGGTCGCGATGGAAACTCATAACGGGGTCCAGCGAGTCCGCGCCGTTGGCGACGACGCCAAGCTGATGATGGGCAAGACGCCGGAAAATCTTCGGACGATCCGCCCACTCCGTCAGGGTGTCATTGCCGACCTCGAAGTCGCCGAAGAAATGATCAAGCATTTCATCCGAAAGGCGCACGGCGGTCCCAGCCGCTTTTCGCGCGGCCCGGAAGTCGTGATCTGCATCCCCTCCGGGGCCACTAGCGTCGAGCGCCGGGCGATCCGCGATGCCGTGAACAATGCCGGCGCAAGCAGCGTGTCGCTGATCGAAGAGCCGATGGCGGCCGCGATCGGGGCGGGCCTGCCGGTCACTGAGCCGATCGGATCGATGGTCGTCGATATTGGCGGCGGCACGACCGAAGTCGGCGTCATCTCGCTCCAGGGTCTCGCCTATTGCCGCTCAGCACGAACCGGCGGCGACAAGATGGACGAGGCGATCAGCGCTTACGTCCGCCGCAATTTCAATCTGCTTATAGGCGAAGGCACTGCCGAGCGCGTGAAGCTGGAAATCGGGATCGCCCGCCCGCCGATCGACGGCAAGGGCACCGTCTGCCACGTCCGTGGCCGGGATGTGACACGCGGCGTTCCCGGCGAGATCACGCTCGATCAGGCGCAAGTCGCCGATGCGCTGGCAGAGCCGGTGAACCGCATCGTCGAAGTCGTCCGCTCGGCGCTGGAGCATACCCAGCCGGAAATCGCAGCCGACGTCATCGACCAAGGCATTACGATGACGGGTGGCGGCTCGCTGCTGCGCCAGTTGAGCGGGGTCATCGCAGACGAGACCGGCCTTCCGGTTCGCGTCGCCGACGATCCGATGAGCTGCGTTGCGCTTGGCGCCGGAAAAACGCTCGAGGACAAAGCCTATAGCGGTGCGCGTCTCGCGGCTTGA
- the petA gene encoding ubiquinol-cytochrome c reductase iron-sulfur subunit: MATKATSAEVSDTTGSQDGVRRRDFLNVAAVSFAGVGAVAAIAPLLVQMAPSGDVLALATTEVDISKIQPGQGIKTTWRKQPIFIRNLMPKEIAEANAVPLSELRDPQTLAERTKPGKQNWLITLGVCTHLGCVPLGIGEGENRGPFGGYFCPCHGSAYDTAARIRQGPAPKNLVVPEYKFTSPTTVQIG, from the coding sequence ATGGCCACCAAGGCTACGTCCGCTGAGGTTTCCGACACCACAGGGTCACAAGATGGAGTTCGGCGCCGCGACTTCCTGAACGTCGCGGCAGTCAGTTTCGCGGGCGTCGGCGCTGTCGCCGCGATCGCGCCGCTGCTCGTGCAGATGGCGCCGTCAGGCGACGTCCTCGCGCTGGCGACGACCGAAGTCGACATTTCGAAAATCCAGCCTGGGCAGGGCATCAAGACCACCTGGCGCAAGCAGCCGATCTTCATCCGCAACCTGATGCCGAAGGAAATCGCCGAGGCAAACGCGGTGCCGCTTTCGGAGCTGCGCGATCCGCAGACGCTGGCGGAGCGCACCAAGCCGGGCAAGCAGAACTGGCTGATCACGCTCGGCGTCTGCACCCACCTCGGCTGCGTGCCGCTGGGCATTGGCGAGGGTGAGAACCGGGGGCCGTTCGGCGGCTATTTCTGCCCATGCCATGGCTCGGCCTACGACACCGCCGCGCGTATCCGGCAGGGTCCGGCACCGAAGAACCTGGTGGTCCCTGAGTATAAGTTTACGTCGCCAACGACGGTCCAGATCGGTTGA
- a CDS encoding cytochrome b/b6 has product MSFSWAKPYEPKHPVMRWIDERLPLPRVVYGAIGGGYPVPRNLNYFWNFGVLAGLFLTIQIITGIVLAMHYTASTDGAFNSVNQLIMRDVNAGWLLRYAHMNGASFFFLVTYIHIFRGLYYGSYKAPRELVWMLGLVIYLLMMATGFMGYVLPWGQMSYWGAQVITGFFSAFPLVGEPIRIWLLGGYAPDQAALTRFFSLHYLLPFVIAGVVILHIWALHIPGSSNPTGVDVKDERDTLPFHPFYTAKDGWFAAVVLLVYALVTYYAPNYLGHPDNYIPANPLATPAHIVPEWYFWPFYAILRSFTVDFILPAKLWGVLAMFASILLLFFLSWLDKSPVRSGSYRPVFKRFFVLLVIDVLILGYVGGAPITPLNVALGQAAAAYYFLHFLVILPLVSKFETTLPLPSSISESVLHGEEAEAAPLGQNKKRGGAAAVVQ; this is encoded by the coding sequence ATGAGCTTTTCCTGGGCCAAGCCTTACGAACCCAAGCATCCAGTCATGCGCTGGATCGATGAGCGTCTGCCGCTTCCGCGGGTTGTCTACGGCGCTATCGGCGGCGGTTATCCCGTGCCGCGCAATCTCAATTACTTTTGGAACTTCGGCGTCCTCGCGGGGCTGTTCCTGACCATCCAGATCATCACCGGCATTGTGCTGGCGATGCACTATACGGCATCGACCGACGGCGCGTTCAACTCGGTCAACCAGCTGATCATGCGCGACGTCAACGCGGGCTGGCTGCTCCGCTACGCCCACATGAACGGCGCGAGCTTCTTCTTCCTCGTCACCTACATCCACATTTTCCGCGGCCTTTATTACGGCTCGTACAAGGCGCCGCGTGAGCTGGTGTGGATGCTCGGCCTCGTCATTTACCTGCTGATGATGGCGACCGGCTTCATGGGCTACGTCCTGCCATGGGGGCAGATGAGCTACTGGGGGGCGCAGGTCATCACCGGCTTCTTCTCGGCCTTCCCGCTGGTCGGCGAGCCGATCCGCATCTGGCTGCTCGGCGGCTACGCGCCGGACCAGGCCGCGCTGACGCGTTTCTTCTCGCTCCACTATTTGCTGCCGTTCGTGATTGCCGGGGTCGTGATCCTGCATATCTGGGCGCTGCACATTCCGGGTTCGAGCAACCCGACCGGCGTGGACGTCAAGGACGAGCGTGACACGCTGCCTTTCCACCCGTTCTACACCGCCAAGGACGGCTGGTTCGCCGCCGTTGTCCTGCTGGTCTACGCGCTGGTGACCTATTACGCGCCGAACTACCTCGGCCACCCGGACAACTATATCCCGGCGAACCCGCTGGCGACGCCGGCGCACATCGTACCCGAATGGTATTTCTGGCCGTTCTACGCGATCCTCCGCTCCTTCACCGTGGACTTCATCTTGCCGGCGAAGCTGTGGGGCGTGCTCGCGATGTTCGCGTCGATCCTGCTGCTGTTCTTCCTGTCGTGGCTAGACAAGTCGCCGGTTCGCTCGGGCAGCTATCGCCCCGTGTTCAAGCGCTTCTTCGTCCTGCTGGTCATCGACGTTTTGATCCTCGGCTATGTCGGCGGCGCGCCGATCACGCCGCTGAACGTGGCGCTAGGTCAGGCGGCTGCGGCCTATTATTTCCTCCACTTCCTCGTGATCCTGCCACTCGTTTCGAAGTTCGAGACGACGCTCCCGCTGCCGAGCTCAATCTCGGAAAGCGTGCTTCACGGCGAGGAAGCGGAAGCCGCTCCGCTGGGGCAGAATAAGAAGCGCGGCGGCGCCGCCGCCGTCGTGCAGTAA
- a CDS encoding cytochrome c1: MVRVIGFLVGLVFAGVLLISLISNAATYFSNPPAPLASDEFHKEHKELHLASDGPFGKFDNQQLQRGFQVYSEVCSACHSLKLVSFRDLKHIGYNDAEIKKIASDWKTQVPSINPETGEPAGRKALSSDTFPSPFANEVAARAANNNALPPDLSLITKAREGGAAYVYSLLTGYANQAGYKNEKGEELLKAFPDAKTPPNLHFNPYFANLNIAMPPPLTSEGQVSYEDGTKPTVDQMAKDVSAFLVWTAEPNLASRHAAGLAVAIFLLFGAILGYLAYQNLWHEAKRVVRVTGPLDPENQAKSRRAKAKEGIAG; encoded by the coding sequence ATGGTCCGTGTCATCGGTTTTCTCGTTGGGCTGGTCTTTGCCGGGGTCCTGCTGATCTCGCTAATCAGCAATGCGGCGACCTATTTCAGTAATCCGCCGGCGCCGCTGGCATCCGACGAGTTCCACAAGGAGCATAAGGAGCTTCATCTCGCGTCGGACGGGCCTTTCGGCAAGTTTGACAACCAGCAGCTGCAGCGCGGCTTCCAGGTCTACAGTGAAGTCTGCTCGGCCTGTCACAGCCTGAAGCTGGTGTCGTTCCGCGACCTCAAGCACATCGGCTACAACGATGCCGAGATTAAGAAGATTGCGTCGGACTGGAAGACGCAGGTGCCGTCGATCAATCCGGAAACGGGCGAGCCGGCCGGACGCAAGGCGCTTTCGTCCGACACCTTCCCGTCGCCGTTCGCGAACGAAGTTGCGGCGCGCGCTGCCAACAACAATGCGCTTCCGCCTGACCTGTCGCTGATCACTAAGGCGCGTGAGGGCGGCGCTGCCTACGTCTATTCGCTGCTCACCGGCTACGCGAACCAGGCAGGCTACAAGAACGAGAAGGGCGAAGAGCTTTTGAAGGCGTTCCCGGACGCCAAGACGCCGCCGAACTTGCACTTCAACCCGTATTTCGCAAACCTCAACATCGCGATGCCGCCGCCGCTCACGAGCGAAGGTCAGGTGAGCTACGAGGACGGAACGAAGCCGACCGTCGACCAGATGGCCAAGGACGTGTCCGCGTTCCTGGTGTGGACGGCCGAACCGAACCTCGCTAGCCGCCATGCGGCAGGCCTCGCGGTTGCGATCTTCCTGCTGTTCGGTGCGATCCTCGGTTACCTCGCCTATCAGAACCTCTGGCATGAGGCGAAGCGCGTCGTCCGGGTTACGGGTCCGCTCGATCCGGAGAACCAGGCGAAGAGCCGCCGCGCCAAGGCTAAGGAAGGTATCGCGGGCTAA
- a CDS encoding MaoC family dehydratase encodes MIYFEDLVVGAETEFGSYDVTREEVLEFARKYDPQPFHLSDEAAAKTHFGRLAASGWHTTAMTMAVLARYSVNHEQAGLGSPGIDELRWKKPVYPGDTLTVRGKIVEKTPSRSKPEIGSFRTETTVTNQNGEVVMTFTSIVLIRRRPEGAKD; translated from the coding sequence ATGATCTACTTCGAAGACTTGGTCGTCGGCGCGGAGACCGAATTCGGCTCCTATGACGTGACGCGCGAGGAAGTTCTGGAGTTCGCGCGCAAATACGATCCGCAGCCCTTCCATCTTTCGGACGAGGCAGCAGCAAAGACTCATTTCGGACGATTGGCTGCGAGCGGCTGGCACACGACGGCAATGACTATGGCCGTGCTCGCGCGCTATTCGGTCAACCACGAGCAGGCCGGCTTGGGATCGCCCGGCATCGACGAACTTCGCTGGAAGAAGCCGGTCTATCCGGGTGACACGCTCACCGTGCGCGGGAAGATCGTCGAAAAGACGCCGTCACGCAGCAAGCCCGAAATCGGCTCCTTCCGCACCGAGACGACGGTCACCAACCAGAACGGCGAGGTCGTGATGACCTTCACGTCGATCGTCCTGATACGCCGTCGTCCCGAAGGCGCGAAGGACTAG